The nucleotide sequence GGTTTGACTGCGGTGGGCCTGGTTGGCCGGGTTCGCACCTGCAGCGGCCACCAGAACCAGCGCCCGAGTAGGGCGGCGATGGACGGCGTCATGAATGCGCGCACGATCAGGGTGTCGAACAGCAGGCCCAGACTGATGGTGGTGCCGACTTGGCCGATGATCCGCAGATCGCTGACGATCATCGAGGCCATGGTGATGGCGAACACCAGTCCCGCATTCGTCACCACCTTGCCGGTACCGCCGATCGCACGGATGATGCCGGTATTGAGGCCGGCGCCGATCTCCTGCTTGAACCTGGAGACCAGAAGCAGGTTGTAGTCGGATCCCACCGCCAACAGCACAATCACCGACATCGGAAGCACCAGCCAGTGCAATTTGATGCCGAAAATGTGTTGCCAGACCAATACGGATAGGCCAAAGGAAGCGCCCAATGACAGCGCCACCGTGCCGACGATGACGGTGGCGGCGATAAGGGCTCGGGTGAGGATGAGCATGATGATGAAAATGAGGCACAGGGAAGCGATTCCCGCGATCAGAAGATCCCATTTAGCGCCTTCGGAGAGGTCCTTGGATACGGCCCCGGTTCCGGTCAGATAAATCCTGGAGTCTTCTAATGGCGAGCCCTTCAGCGACTCCTCGGCAGCGGTGCGTATCAGGTCGATGCGGGCAATTCCTTCAGGCCTGTCGGGGTCTCCACGGTGCAAAATAATAAACCGAGCCGCATGCCCGTCGGGGGATAGAAATAGTTTCATTATGCGTTTGAAGTTCGCGTTGGTGAACACCTCGGGGGGGAGATAGAACGAGTCGTCGTTGTTCGCGGTGTCGAACGCTTTCCCCATGGCCGTCGAGTTTGCGCTCAGCTCGTCCATCTGGTCGTAGATCCCGATCATGGTGCTATGCATGGTCAGGACGATGTCCCGTACCGTCTCCAGGGCTTCGATCTGCGGTGGGATCTGGGCGGCCGTCAGCGGCATGAGCCGGTCCATGGTTTTCACGTCGCCCAGCAGGTCGGTTAGTTCGTCGCTGATCTTGTCGACGCCGTCGAGCGCGTCGAATATCGATCGCAGCGACCAGCACATCGGGACTCCGTTGCAGTGCTTATCCCAGTAGAAATAGCTCCGGATCGGTCGCCAGAAATCATCGAAGTCCGCAATATGATCGCGCAACTCATCGGTGACATCCTTTATCTGGCCGGTGTCGATGACCGTCTGATGCATCGTGTCCGACATTTGCATCATCAAGTCATACATGCGTTTCATCACGGTGATGGACTTGCCGATCGCATCCGCCTGTCTGAGTAGGTCGTCCATTCGGTCACGTTGATAGTTGAGATTTTGCATCTGACTGGCGTTTTGCATGCTGATCTGAAACGGGATCGACGTGTGATCCATCGGCTTTCCTTCGGGCCGGGTTATCCCCTGGACACGGGAAATCCCGGGAATCCGGAAGATTTCCTTTGCGACCTTGTCCAAGACCAGAAAGTCGGCTGGATTCCGCAGATCGTGATCCGACTCGATCAGCAACGCCTCGGGCTTCATCCGCGACTGAGAGAAATGTCGATCCGCGGCGGCGAATCCCTGGTTGGCTGGGGTGAAGCCCGGGGTGTAGTCCCGGTTGTTGTAGCTGGTCGTGTACGCGGGCAGAGCGAGCAGACCGATCAGCGCGATTGCGATCGTGGCAGCCAGAACGGGCCCCGGCCAGCGAACCACGACGGTGCCGATCCGTCGCCAGCCGCGAATCTTGATCATGCGTTTGGGGTCGAATACCCCGAAACGGCTGCCGATGGCAAGCACCGCCGGTCCTAACGTCAGGGCGACCACCACCGCTAGCAGCATCCCGACCGCGCAGGGGATACCTAGCGTTCGAAAGTAGGGCAGCCGGGCCAGGCTGAGGCAAGACGTCGCCCCCGCGATCGTCAGCCCCGAGCCCGCGATGACGTGGGCGACCCCCCGGTACATCGTGTAGAACGCCGTCTCGCGGTCTTCGCCGGCCTGGCGGGCTTCCTGATAGCGCCCGATGATGAAGATCCCGTAGTCGGTGCCGGCGGCAATCGCCAGCGAAGTCAGCAGGCTCACGGCGAAGGTGGAAAGCGCAATGGCCCCGACCTGCCCGAGTAGCGCGACTACTCCACGGGCCACCGTGAATTCGGCTCCGACGGTGAGCAATAGCAGGACCACCGTGAGCGGCGAACGGTACACCAAGAGCAACATGATGAATATGACCGCGGCGGTCGTGACGGTGATTCTCGCCAAAGACCTGTCGCCACTGTGCTGCATGTCAGCCACCAGTGCCGCTGTCCCGGTGACGTAGACCGCGATCCCGGGCGGCGGCTTGGCGCCGTCAACGATGCTGCGGACAGCTTCGACGGATTCGTTGCCCAGCGGCTCACCCTGGTTGCCGGCCAGATTCAGCTGGACATAAGCGGCCTTGTCATCGGCACTCTGCGACCCGGAAGCGGTAAGCGGATCCCCCCAGAAATCCTGGACGTGCTGCACGTGCCTGGTATCGCCACGCAACCTACGGACCAGATCGTCGTAGTACTTGTGGGCTTCGGTGCCGAGGGGCTGGTCGCCTTCCAGAACAATTGTCACGATGCTGTCGGAATCCGATTCCTTGAACACCGCCCCGATCCGGTGTATAGCCTGCATCGCCGGCGCGTCGCGGGGAGTCAATGACACCGAACGGTTTTCTCCAACCGATTCCAGTGAAGGCACGAAGGCTGCGATGATCGCGCAGACGGCTAGCCAAAACAGGGCGATGGGAACCGCGAATTTGTAGATCGACCTTGCCAGAATTGATGGTTCTATATCTGTGTTGTTGAGGTATTTGCCACTCACGCGTGCTTCGCTAGATCGATTGTGTCAAAGATGGTGCGATGAGTACCCCCTGTCGCCCATCTCTTATTGCCTGATGTGAATCGACAGTCGATGTCGGATTCCTTCGTCGCGATGTTTGTCGTCAACGCCGCCCCATCCGTCGTGCTACGAACCGTTGGTGCAGCGTACTTCGTGGCCGAGCGGGTTGTCAGTATTTTGTGAAAGTCGCGGCGGGAAGCGGGTGCTGGCAATGTTGGTCGACAGCTATTTTTCGCCCCGGACCGGGCCAGGTGAGTGCAGCTTTCATGACGGGGCAGGGCATTCAACGATGTCGCGCTAGTGCTGGCCGAAATCCGTGCGACGACGCGCAGCTCCACCCTCCGAAGGCCTGATGTACGGCCCGACTTACCGCAGCTTGATGGCATGATGTGTCGGGCGGTGGTGGGCGCCGGAAACCGATTTCGGGCAGCGATTCTGCGGCGGAGGTTGCGACCCATGAAGCGCTGACCGCTACTCCTCCTGGTCGGGCCGTCCTGCCGGGGTTCGTCATCGAAGGATGATCCCATTTATGCACGCCAGAAGCTGAATAAACGCGGGCTCGAACCAAGCTGGTTTGCAATCGGAAGTGACGCCCTGCCCGGGATCCTCGAATTAGATTCTTGAATTATATTCTCGAATTACGTTCTTGAATTTGATTCTAGTATTGGGGCACTATCCTCGGTATTGCCGGACGAGAATCGGCTCGCTGAGCATGTTCGATTCTACGCTTGATGGCGAGGTTGGATGTCGATATCTGTCAACAATTGTTGAGTTTGCTGGTGACTCACACAGTGGTTGCTTTCGAGCGGCGGTCGGCAAGTTGTTGTCAATTTGTCCGATTTGCATAGCAGCGTCTTTCTGGGGGGTAGAGTCACGGGCTGGACTTGCCGGCGCATCATCGACGTTGGCTTCCGTTCGGGGAAATATTCGGTTGGGACGTGCGCGAATATCGCAGCTGTTTCAGATCGAGCCGCGGCGCAGGTATTCATCGGTTCTCGCCGATGCTCACCGAGTGACTGAAAGGGTCGCAGCGATGTCATTGCTGGTGATGGCCGCCTGGGTGCTGCATCGGGCTGGCCCGGCCGGGCCCGTTACGGCCACCGCGGCCCGCGCTGCTGGTGGTGGCCGGGTCGAAGTAGCGCCATGACGCGGGGGGAGACGCAGCGAGCCGTGCCGGCAAGTCCGGGCATCCACTGCAATGCTGCGCCCGTCCAAACCCACCGCGACACGCTATGGGCGATCGCCATTGGCATCTTCATGACCTCGGTGGACGACACCGTCGTGTACGTCGCCAACCCGAGCATCATGGCCGGGCTGAACACCAGCTATCACATGGTGATCTGGGTGACCAGCGGCTACGTGTTGGCCTATACGGTGCCGTCGCTGGTCGCTGGTCGACTTGGTGACCGGTTCGGCGTCAAGAACCTCTACCTGGCCGGATTGGCGGTGTTCACCGTCAGCTCATTGTGGTGTGGCGTGTCGGGCACCATCGAAATATTGATAGCGGCTCGGGTGGCCCAAGGCATCGGCGCCGCGTTGCTCTACACACAGACGTTCACCATCGTCACCCGGGCTTTCCCGCCGGAACGTCGCGGAGCGGCGGCGACCGTTTGGGCTGCGGCCGCCGGCTTCGGCAATCTGGTCGGTCCGCTGCTCGGCGGCGCGCTGGTCGACACCCTTGGGTGGCAGTGGATCTTTTTCGTCAATGTCCCCGTCGGCATCGTCGGATTGGTGCTGGCCGTGCGGTTTGTGCCCGCACTGCCGACGCACACGCGCCGGTTCGACCTGATCGGTGTGGGGCTATCCGGACTCGGCTTGCTCCTCATTGTCTTCGGGCTGCAGCAGGGCCACGCGGCCGGCTGGTCGCCATGGATCTGGGCGATGATCGTCGTGGGCGTCGGGTTTGTGACCGTATTTGTCTACTGGCAATCGGTGAACACCAGCGAGCCACTGATCCCGCTGCGGATCTTCGGCGATCGCAACTTCGCCCTGTGCAGCTTCGGTGTGGCGGTGATCGCGTTCGTGGCGGCGGCGATGATGCTGCCTGGCGTGTTCTATATGCAGACGGTGCGGGGCTTGTCGCCGACTCGTACGGCGCTGCTGATGGCGCCGCTGCCCATTGTCGTCGGCTTGTTGACCCCGTTCATCGGCAAGATCCTGGATCGGGCACACCCGCGGGCGGTGGCCGGTTTCGGCTTCTCAGTGGTGGCCATCTCGCTGATCTGGTTCTCGATCGAGATGGCCCCGGCAACCCCGGTTTGGCGGTTAGCAGTGCCGATCGCTTTCCTTGGCGTTGGAATGGTGTTCGCCTGGCCTGTGTTGACGGTTACCGCCACCCGTGACCTGCCGGCAGAGCTGGTCGGTGCGAGTTCAGGGGTGTACAACGCGGCTCGGGCGTTGGGCGCCACGCTCGGCAGCGCCGGGATGGCCGCGTTGATGACATCACGCATTGCCGCCCAGGCCCCGGCCATCCACGACGACGCGCATACCTCCGCGGCGGCGGCAACCGAAGGCGTCGCCCTGCAGCTGCCCGAGTTTGCGCGTGAGCCGTTCTCGGCCGCGATGTCGCAGTCACTGCTGTTGCCCGCGTTGATCGCACTGCTCGGCGTCGGCGCCGCCTTGCTCATGTCCGACTTGCGCGCGCCGCGGTCAACCCTTGCGCAAGGGCTTTGATGGGTCGGCGTCGATAGTCTCGAGGTAGTGGTCCAGCCAGCGGTCCAGCTGACGATAAGCGGTCAGTCGAGGTTGTGGCAGGGACAAGAACACATCGTGTTTGGCGTCCGGCACCGGAATGACGGTGCTGCGGTTCCCGATGCAGCCGGCCCAGCGGGCGATTTGTGTGACGTCGAGAACCGCGTCGCCGCGTTCCACGGCGGTCGGGTCGGCGCTGTCGGGCACGCTGTGGTCCGAACGCAGGATCAGATTGGGCACGCCGACGTCCAGCCCCCGATGCAGCCGCGCCTGGCCGCGGCGTATGGCACTGAACCAGCCGGCGGTGACGGGAAAGCCGCCCAGCGGTTTCCACTGCAGGTTGAAGTCGAACTCGCCGTGGTAGTCCCGGTGCAGGCCGGAGCCGTAGCCGGGCTCACCTCGCGCTCGGAGCACCCACATGGGGCGCACCCGCGATACCGCGCCGATCGCGGCGGAAATCACGCCCAGGCGCAGGACCGCCGCGCCCTGCAGGTCCAGCCACGGGCTGTTGAGCACCAGGCCGCCGACGCCCCCGTACGCACCCAGCCGGCGCCGACGCAGCCGGTCCAGCCATAGCGACACGATGAGCCCGCCGGCCGAATGCCCGTAGACGAGGACCTTGGCGGCACCTGCCGAGCCGGTGTGCTCGCCGATGACCGCCAAGGCGCGCTGCAGTTCGACGTCGTATTGCGCCAGGTCGGTGGTGAAGTGCGGGGTTTGGCCAGGCCGGTGCGAGCGGCCGCACTTTTGCAGATCCAGCGCGTAAAAGGCGAAGCCGCGGTCGGCGAAGTGGTCGGCCAGAGCGGTATTGAAGAAGTAGTCGGTGAAGCCGTGCACCGCCAGAACCGCGTGTGCCGAGGGCGCGGCGTTCGCCCGGCGGACCAGGGTCGCGACGATGTCGCCCTCGTCGACGGGATCGGGTCCGAGCGGGATCGTGTACTGCTCATAGCCAGGCAGTACATCGGGTACCCAGCCGCTCACGAGGTCAGCTTAGAGGCGATCACCGAAGCGCGGGCGACTAGGTGGGGCAGCGGCGTTTGCTGGTCTGCGCCGTCGCAATTGCGGCTTGCGCCCCGAGGTCTGCCGGCTCGACGGCAGCGGTTTGGGTGGGGCCCATACCCGGCGGGATAACCTGAGGACCTGCACAACCGCGCGAACACGAAGGACCAACGATCCGGTGTCAGAGTCAGCCAGAACCGACGTCGTGCTGGTGGGCGCGGGCATCATGAGCGCCACGCTGGGCGCGATGCTGCGACGACTGGAACCGGACTGGTCGATCACCCTCATCGAGCGCCTGGACGCCGTCGCAGCAGAAAGCAGTGGCCCCTGGAACAATGCCGGCACCGGGCACTCCGCGCTGTGCGAGTTGAACTACACGCCACAGCGACCCGACGGTTCCATAGACATTTCCAAAGCGGTGCGGATCAACGAGGAATTTCAGGTCACCCGCCAGTTTTGGGCGTACGCGGCGGAGAACGGCATCCTCAACGACGTGCGCAGCTTCCTCAACCCACTCCCGCACGTGAGCTTTGTGCACGGTGCCGAGCGGGTCGACCAGCTGCGGCGGCGTCGCGACGCGCTGGCCGGCAACCCGTTGTTCGCCGGCGCCGAGTGGATCGACGACCCGGACGAGTTCGCTCGCCGACTGCCTTTGATGGCCGCCAAACGTGTTTTCTCCGAACCGATTGCGCTCAACTGGGCCGCTGACGGTACCGACGTTGATTTCGGCGCACTGTCTCGACAGCTCGTTGGCTATTGTGTGCGCAACGGCGCGGTGGCCCTGTTCGGTCAGGAGGTCCGCAATCTGGTTCGACAGCCCGACGGTGGTTGGATGCTGACCGTGGTCAACCGTCGCACCGGCGAAAAGCGCAAGCTGAAAACCAAATTCGTGTTTGTCGGTGCGGGGGGCAACGCGCTGTCGTTGCTGCAGCGGTCGGGCATCAAGGAAATCAACGGTTTTGCCGGCTTTCCCATCGGCGGCCGGTTCTTGCGTACCGCGAACCCGGCGCTCACCGCGGCACACCGGGCCAAGGTGTACGGCGTTCCGGCGCCGGGGGCCCCGCCGCTGGGTGCGCTGCACCTGGACCTGAGGTATGTCAACGGTAAGTCCTGGCTGATGTTCGGGCCGTTCGCCGGATGGTCGCCGAAGTTCTTGAAGCGCGGCCACTTGCGCGACCTACCTGGTTCGATCAAGCCCAACAACATACTGTCCATGGTTGGCGTCGGTGTCACTCAAGTGACACTGTTGAACTACCTGATCGGCCAGCTGCGTCTCTCCGAGCCCGACCGAGTCGCGGTGCTGCGCGAGTTTGTTCCCAGTGCAGCGGATTCGGACTGGGAATTGATTGTGGCAGGTCAGCGAGTGCAGGTGATCCGTCGGGACAAGCGCAAAGGTGGTGTGCTCGAATTCGGTACCACGGTGGTCGGCGAGGCCGACGGCAGTATTGCGGGACTACTTGGGGGGTCGCCCGGGGCCTCGACGGCGGTGCCGATAATGCTTGAGGTGTTACAGCGATGCTTTACCCATCGGTACCAGTCCTGGCTGCCAGCACTCAAAGAGATGGTGCCGTCGTTGGGGGCGAACTTGTCTGAAGAGCCGGTTTTGTACGACGAGGTGCGGTCCTGGAGCAGCAGGGCGCTGCAGCTGGATGCGTCATGAGCGAAGCGCTGCGCCGTGTCTGGGCCAAAGACCTTGACGTACCAACCCTTTACGAATTGCTCAAGTTGCGGGTCGAGGTGTTCGTGGTCGAGCAGGCCTGCCCCTATCCGGAGCTGGACGGCCGTGATCTGCTCGCCGAGACCCGCCACTTCTGGCTGGAAACCGCCGATGGCGAAGTGATTTGCACGTTGCGGTTGATGGAGGAACACGCCGGGGGCGAGAAGGTGTTCC is from Mycobacterium marinum and encodes:
- a CDS encoding RND family transporter codes for the protein MSGKYLNNTDIEPSILARSIYKFAVPIALFWLAVCAIIAAFVPSLESVGENRSVSLTPRDAPAMQAIHRIGAVFKESDSDSIVTIVLEGDQPLGTEAHKYYDDLVRRLRGDTRHVQHVQDFWGDPLTASGSQSADDKAAYVQLNLAGNQGEPLGNESVEAVRSIVDGAKPPPGIAVYVTGTAALVADMQHSGDRSLARITVTTAAVIFIMLLLVYRSPLTVVLLLLTVGAEFTVARGVVALLGQVGAIALSTFAVSLLTSLAIAAGTDYGIFIIGRYQEARQAGEDRETAFYTMYRGVAHVIAGSGLTIAGATSCLSLARLPYFRTLGIPCAVGMLLAVVVALTLGPAVLAIGSRFGVFDPKRMIKIRGWRRIGTVVVRWPGPVLAATIAIALIGLLALPAYTTSYNNRDYTPGFTPANQGFAAADRHFSQSRMKPEALLIESDHDLRNPADFLVLDKVAKEIFRIPGISRVQGITRPEGKPMDHTSIPFQISMQNASQMQNLNYQRDRMDDLLRQADAIGKSITVMKRMYDLMMQMSDTMHQTVIDTGQIKDVTDELRDHIADFDDFWRPIRSYFYWDKHCNGVPMCWSLRSIFDALDGVDKISDELTDLLGDVKTMDRLMPLTAAQIPPQIEALETVRDIVLTMHSTMIGIYDQMDELSANSTAMGKAFDTANNDDSFYLPPEVFTNANFKRIMKLFLSPDGHAARFIILHRGDPDRPEGIARIDLIRTAAEESLKGSPLEDSRIYLTGTGAVSKDLSEGAKWDLLIAGIASLCLIFIIMLILTRALIAATVIVGTVALSLGASFGLSVLVWQHIFGIKLHWLVLPMSVIVLLAVGSDYNLLLVSRFKQEIGAGLNTGIIRAIGGTGKVVTNAGLVFAITMASMIVSDLRIIGQVGTTISLGLLFDTLIVRAFMTPSIAALLGRWFWWPLQVRTRPTRPTAVKPRLPDPPDHLPSLGARHPTRRLRALSTETLSPG
- a CDS encoding MFS transporter → MPASPGIHCNAAPVQTHRDTLWAIAIGIFMTSVDDTVVYVANPSIMAGLNTSYHMVIWVTSGYVLAYTVPSLVAGRLGDRFGVKNLYLAGLAVFTVSSLWCGVSGTIEILIAARVAQGIGAALLYTQTFTIVTRAFPPERRGAAATVWAAAAGFGNLVGPLLGGALVDTLGWQWIFFVNVPVGIVGLVLAVRFVPALPTHTRRFDLIGVGLSGLGLLLIVFGLQQGHAAGWSPWIWAMIVVGVGFVTVFVYWQSVNTSEPLIPLRIFGDRNFALCSFGVAVIAFVAAAMMLPGVFYMQTVRGLSPTRTALLMAPLPIVVGLLTPFIGKILDRAHPRAVAGFGFSVVAISLIWFSIEMAPATPVWRLAVPIAFLGVGMVFAWPVLTVTATRDLPAELVGASSGVYNAARALGATLGSAGMAALMTSRIAAQAPAIHDDAHTSAAAATEGVALQLPEFAREPFSAAMSQSLLLPALIALLGVGAALLMSDLRAPRSTLAQGL
- a CDS encoding alpha/beta hydrolase, giving the protein MSGWVPDVLPGYEQYTIPLGPDPVDEGDIVATLVRRANAAPSAHAVLAVHGFTDYFFNTALADHFADRGFAFYALDLQKCGRSHRPGQTPHFTTDLAQYDVELQRALAVIGEHTGSAGAAKVLVYGHSAGGLIVSLWLDRLRRRRLGAYGGVGGLVLNSPWLDLQGAAVLRLGVISAAIGAVSRVRPMWVLRARGEPGYGSGLHRDYHGEFDFNLQWKPLGGFPVTAGWFSAIRRGQARLHRGLDVGVPNLILRSDHSVPDSADPTAVERGDAVLDVTQIARWAGCIGNRSTVIPVPDAKHDVFLSLPQPRLTAYRQLDRWLDHYLETIDADPSKPLRKG
- the mqo gene encoding malate dehydrogenase (quinone), producing MSESARTDVVLVGAGIMSATLGAMLRRLEPDWSITLIERLDAVAAESSGPWNNAGTGHSALCELNYTPQRPDGSIDISKAVRINEEFQVTRQFWAYAAENGILNDVRSFLNPLPHVSFVHGAERVDQLRRRRDALAGNPLFAGAEWIDDPDEFARRLPLMAAKRVFSEPIALNWAADGTDVDFGALSRQLVGYCVRNGAVALFGQEVRNLVRQPDGGWMLTVVNRRTGEKRKLKTKFVFVGAGGNALSLLQRSGIKEINGFAGFPIGGRFLRTANPALTAAHRAKVYGVPAPGAPPLGALHLDLRYVNGKSWLMFGPFAGWSPKFLKRGHLRDLPGSIKPNNILSMVGVGVTQVTLLNYLIGQLRLSEPDRVAVLREFVPSAADSDWELIVAGQRVQVIRRDKRKGGVLEFGTTVVGEADGSIAGLLGGSPGASTAVPIMLEVLQRCFTHRYQSWLPALKEMVPSLGANLSEEPVLYDEVRSWSSRALQLDAS
- a CDS encoding GNAT family N-acetyltransferase; this translates as MSEALRRVWAKDLDVPTLYELLKLRVEVFVVEQACPYPELDGRDLLAETRHFWLETADGEVICTLRLMEEHAGGEKVFRLGRLCTKRQARGHGHSTRLLRAALAEVGDYPCRIDAQVYLAEMYARHGFVRDGDDFIDDGIPHLPMLRPAHGPAAQS